In the genome of Bremerella sp. P1, the window TCTTGGTCGAGATCGACAAGTAGCCAGTTCTCGTACTGCGGAGACTCGATGACACGAAACGTTTGCCCCGCCACTTCTCGCCGCTGGTAAGGACCTTTCAGTACCCGGGCGTCGCGAGACAAAACTTCGCCAGGGACGAAACTATCCCCTTGTCGCGGCCCGGGAACGTTATGAACAATCGACTGATAGTCGCCATTGCGATTCACAAAAATCTGCGAGACCGGCGAGCGTCCATACGTAAACTCGGTCGTGTCGTAGGAAGTGCGATCGACGAAGGAATCTTTCGTGAAGTCATAAATGGTGGTCGTCCAGGCTGGACCTTGAATCAGTTCGATTTTCACGCCTGGGGGGGACGGCGGAATCTCGTGCTTAACGACGGTAAAGCCGAGCTGGTCGAGGAACTTCCATTTCAGAATTGCCTCGCGATCGTAAGGAATCGTTTCCAACTGCTGGCGCAGCTTCACGACATCGGCCACCGTCTGAAGCTGAATTCCATCGAGATCGGCGATGATCGCCCGCTGAAGTTCCAGATGCCCTTGCCCTGGGACGGTCAGTCGATCAAGCAGTTTGGGCTCTTCGGCCAAGGCCGTTTCGGTCGAAGCGAGTGCGAACAGTACCAGCAGAAAGAATCGTCGACCGAACATGGACCGTTCTCCGAGTGACAGAATGGACACCCATTAGCGTAATTGAAAACACGCGATCAATCACGTCTATCCCCGCAGGCCAGCGAAAGAACTCACAGTTTGTAGATCGGATGCTCGCCATGTTCTTTCCGCATGATGGCCTTCATCTTTTCTACCAGCTCGGGATGCTCGACGGCGATGTCGTGCTCTTCCCCAATGTCGGTATCGAGGTTGTACAGTTCCAGCTTCCCGTTCCAGCCACCTTTGCGGTAGGCCTTCCACTTGCCCATGCGAACCGACTGCTGCTTGGCTCCTTCGTAGAACTCGAAGTAGATGTATTCCCGCGAAGACTGCTCGGATGGCTTTCCAGCTAAAGTCGGCAAAATCGAGATGCCATCCATTTCGGTGGTGATCGGCTGACCGCCAGCGTCGGCCAAGGTAGGCATGATGTCAATCTGCGTCGTGATTACGTCCGACGTGCTACCCGGTTTGATCGTGCCGGGCCATGCAGCGAACATCGGTGCCCGAACACCTCCTTCGTACAGAGACCGTTTCATCATGCGATAAGGACCATTTCCATCAAACGTATCGGTTCGCTTGTAGTAGCTGTCCTCATCGCCGTTGTCCGAGGTCCAAATGACAATCGTATTCTCGGCCAGGCCCAAGTCCTCAAGGGCTTTTCGAATGCGGCCGACGTTGCGATCGTGCCGCGTGAGCAGGGCGCAGTACACCTGTTCGTGAAGCGTAAGCCCTTCGACCTTGTCGTAGCCTTCCAGCGAAGGAACCCGCATTCCTCCTGGAGGGCCACCGTGCGGGACTGTGGATGCAAAGTAAACGAAGAACGGTTTGTCCTGGTTGGTAGTGATGAACTCGATAAGCTTGTCGGTGTAGAGATCTTCGATGAAGGTCCCCTTCCCTTCGCCAACCACGCCACTGCCACCACCGATGAGCGATGTCCCTTTCAGAACATCTGGCGTGTTCGCCAGCAAGTCGATTTGCTTGCCGTTTTCCCAGATCTTGGCGGCGTAGTAATCGCGACAATCGATGTGCCCAAGAAAGCCGAGCCAGTAGTCCCAGCCACATTCGGTGATCTCCTCGGGCGTGCTTGTTCCGCCGGCACTCAGTTTGCCAAAGCCAGCGGTCGTGTAGCCGGCACTGCGCGCGACTTCGCCGAGTTGCGGAGTTTTAGGAGGCCACAACTCCTCAGGCATCTTCGCTCGATTAGCCCGCCAGACGGCGTTGCCGGGGTGCTTACCCGTCAAAAGCGAACAGCGCGACGGTCCACACACTGCATTGCCGCAGTAGGCATTGGTGAAGGTCATCCCATCGGCGGCCAGCTGATCCAGATTCGGTGTCTTGATGATCCGCTCGCTGGCTGGGTCCATCTTCAATG includes:
- a CDS encoding arylsulfatase, producing MSSPIRALLLVTFVYALAQPTLTQAADPSRPPNIIYINTDDWGIGKVPALKMDPASERIIKTPNLDQLAADGMTFTNAYCGNAVCGPSRCSLLTGKHPGNAVWRANRAKMPEELWPPKTPQLGEVARSAGYTTAGFGKLSAGGTSTPEEITECGWDYWLGFLGHIDCRDYYAAKIWENGKQIDLLANTPDVLKGTSLIGGGSGVVGEGKGTFIEDLYTDKLIEFITTNQDKPFFVYFASTVPHGGPPGGMRVPSLEGYDKVEGLTLHEQVYCALLTRHDRNVGRIRKALEDLGLAENTIVIWTSDNGDEDSYYKRTDTFDGNGPYRMMKRSLYEGGVRAPMFAAWPGTIKPGSTSDVITTQIDIMPTLADAGGQPITTEMDGISILPTLAGKPSEQSSREYIYFEFYEGAKQQSVRMGKWKAYRKGGWNGKLELYNLDTDIGEEHDIAVEHPELVEKMKAIMRKEHGEHPIYKL